The following coding sequences are from one Lasioglossum baleicum chromosome 18, iyLasBale1, whole genome shotgun sequence window:
- the Cyp4aa1 gene encoding putative cytochrome P450 4aa1 isoform X2: MVFLKWDQTPGGVWTYLIIIASIYVLYILKSYIRSVYFVSRLNGPKTVPILGNANSVLKDNLLHRLGGENQTYGRIVRIWLTGLPYVMLLEPEDIQAVLSSMKHTQKVFFYKLLDNFLGKGLITRDVETWRTHRKFLQPAFHLTILEKFSTTFAECADHLMNQFLDKDNQEINITSFVNDSVYDILSETVLGIKRASQDSCDAATDDLPFRKGQIMFLYRLVRPWLLIEWIYRLTKYGRQEEQQRKDLFDTCYRMMKNMRERMRSKEGEFTDESKKTRRISLLEYMVEMNERNPCFNDEDIVEECCTFMLAGQDSVGTATAMTMFLLANHPEWQEKCIEEQDDIFGEDPRMPTMKDLKEMKCLEMCIKESLRLYPSVPIIARILGEDVKIGKYVIPAGCSVIMSPYSTHRLPHHFSDPEAFKPERFSLENFEKRHPYAYLPFSAGPRNCIGYKFAMLEMKSMISAVLRKCRLQSVPGKEEVKPKFRMTIRAQGGLWVKVVARDQKLHTSS, from the exons ATGGTGTTCCTAAAG TGGGACCAAACGCCAGGTGGGGTGTGGACATACCTCATCATCATAGCAAGCATTTACGTTCTGTACATCCTGAAGAGTTACATTAGGAGCGTCTATTTCGTTTCACGCCTGAATGGCCCGAAAACGGTGCCGATTTTGGGGAATGCGAATTCTGTCCTCAAAGACAATC TGCTTCACAGATTGGGAGGTGAGAATCAAACTTATGGGCGCATCGTCAGGATATGGTTGACGGGGCTGCCGTATGTGATGCTGTTGGAGCCAGAAGACATCCAAGCGGTCCTCAGCAGCATGAAACACACACAGAAAGTATTTTTCTACAAATTGCTCGACAATTTCCTTGGAAAAGGGTTGATCACCAGGGACGTTGAGACCTGGAGAACGCACCGGAAGTTCCTGCAGCCGGCATTTCACCTGACCATCCTCGAGAAGTTCTCAACCACTTTTGCAGAGTGCGCGGATCATTTGATGAACCAGTTTCTCGACAAAGATAACCAGGAAATCAACATCACTTCGTTCGTCAACGACTCCGTTTACGATATTTTAAGTG AGACAGTTCTGGGAATAAAACGAGCGAGCCAAGATTCGTGCGATGCAGCCACGGATGATCTCCCCTTCAGAAA GGGACAAATCATGTTCCTCTATCGTCTGGTGAGGCCATGGTTGTTGATCGAGTGGATTTATCGATTGACGAAGTACGGCAGGCAGGAAGAACAGCAACGGAAAGATCTCTTCGACACGTGCTACAGAATGATGAAGAACATGCGAGAACGAATGCGAAGCAAGGAGGGCGAATTtaccgacgaatcgaagaaaACTAGAAGGATTTCTTTGCTAGAGTATATGGTGGAGATGAACGAGAGAAATCCTTGTTTCAATGACGAGGACATCGTCGAAGAATGTTGCACGTTCATGTTAGCCGGGCAGGACTCTGTCGGCACTGCAACGGCAATGACGATGTTCCTATTAGCAAATCATCCAGAATGGCAAGAGAAATGCATCGAAGAGCAGGACGACATTTTTGGAGAGGATCCGAGGATGCCAACGATGAAGGACCTGAAGGAAATGAAATGCCTGGAAATGTGTATCAAGGAATCCCTTAGGCTGTATCCAAGTGTGCCAATTATTGCAAGGATACTTGGCGAAGACGTGAAAATAG GAAAATACGTGATACCAGCAGGCTGCAGCGTGATTATGTCGCCATATAGTACACACCGATTGCCACACCATTTTTCGGATCCTGAAGCATTCAAACCTGAACGCTTTAGTTTAGAGAATTTCGAAAAAAGGCATCCGTACGCTTACTTGCCTTTCAGCGCTGGACCGAGAAATTGCATCG gCTACAAATTTGCGATGCTAGAAATGAAGTCCATGATCAGTGCTGTCCTTCGAAAGTGCCGGTTACAATCGGTCCCCGGCAAAGAGGAAGTGAAACCGAAATTTCGAATGACGATCAGAGCGCAAGGTGGACTCTGGGTTAAAGTTGTGGCACGCGATCAGAAATTACACACGTCTAGTTAA
- the Cyp4aa1 gene encoding putative cytochrome P450 4aa1 isoform X1, translating into MVLTVQQIWDQTPGGVWTYLIIIASIYVLYILKSYIRSVYFVSRLNGPKTVPILGNANSVLKDNLLHRLGGENQTYGRIVRIWLTGLPYVMLLEPEDIQAVLSSMKHTQKVFFYKLLDNFLGKGLITRDVETWRTHRKFLQPAFHLTILEKFSTTFAECADHLMNQFLDKDNQEINITSFVNDSVYDILSETVLGIKRASQDSCDAATDDLPFRKGQIMFLYRLVRPWLLIEWIYRLTKYGRQEEQQRKDLFDTCYRMMKNMRERMRSKEGEFTDESKKTRRISLLEYMVEMNERNPCFNDEDIVEECCTFMLAGQDSVGTATAMTMFLLANHPEWQEKCIEEQDDIFGEDPRMPTMKDLKEMKCLEMCIKESLRLYPSVPIIARILGEDVKIGKYVIPAGCSVIMSPYSTHRLPHHFSDPEAFKPERFSLENFEKRHPYAYLPFSAGPRNCIGYKFAMLEMKSMISAVLRKCRLQSVPGKEEVKPKFRMTIRAQGGLWVKVVARDQKLHTSS; encoded by the exons ATGGTTCTGACGGTACAGCAAATA TGGGACCAAACGCCAGGTGGGGTGTGGACATACCTCATCATCATAGCAAGCATTTACGTTCTGTACATCCTGAAGAGTTACATTAGGAGCGTCTATTTCGTTTCACGCCTGAATGGCCCGAAAACGGTGCCGATTTTGGGGAATGCGAATTCTGTCCTCAAAGACAATC TGCTTCACAGATTGGGAGGTGAGAATCAAACTTATGGGCGCATCGTCAGGATATGGTTGACGGGGCTGCCGTATGTGATGCTGTTGGAGCCAGAAGACATCCAAGCGGTCCTCAGCAGCATGAAACACACACAGAAAGTATTTTTCTACAAATTGCTCGACAATTTCCTTGGAAAAGGGTTGATCACCAGGGACGTTGAGACCTGGAGAACGCACCGGAAGTTCCTGCAGCCGGCATTTCACCTGACCATCCTCGAGAAGTTCTCAACCACTTTTGCAGAGTGCGCGGATCATTTGATGAACCAGTTTCTCGACAAAGATAACCAGGAAATCAACATCACTTCGTTCGTCAACGACTCCGTTTACGATATTTTAAGTG AGACAGTTCTGGGAATAAAACGAGCGAGCCAAGATTCGTGCGATGCAGCCACGGATGATCTCCCCTTCAGAAA GGGACAAATCATGTTCCTCTATCGTCTGGTGAGGCCATGGTTGTTGATCGAGTGGATTTATCGATTGACGAAGTACGGCAGGCAGGAAGAACAGCAACGGAAAGATCTCTTCGACACGTGCTACAGAATGATGAAGAACATGCGAGAACGAATGCGAAGCAAGGAGGGCGAATTtaccgacgaatcgaagaaaACTAGAAGGATTTCTTTGCTAGAGTATATGGTGGAGATGAACGAGAGAAATCCTTGTTTCAATGACGAGGACATCGTCGAAGAATGTTGCACGTTCATGTTAGCCGGGCAGGACTCTGTCGGCACTGCAACGGCAATGACGATGTTCCTATTAGCAAATCATCCAGAATGGCAAGAGAAATGCATCGAAGAGCAGGACGACATTTTTGGAGAGGATCCGAGGATGCCAACGATGAAGGACCTGAAGGAAATGAAATGCCTGGAAATGTGTATCAAGGAATCCCTTAGGCTGTATCCAAGTGTGCCAATTATTGCAAGGATACTTGGCGAAGACGTGAAAATAG GAAAATACGTGATACCAGCAGGCTGCAGCGTGATTATGTCGCCATATAGTACACACCGATTGCCACACCATTTTTCGGATCCTGAAGCATTCAAACCTGAACGCTTTAGTTTAGAGAATTTCGAAAAAAGGCATCCGTACGCTTACTTGCCTTTCAGCGCTGGACCGAGAAATTGCATCG gCTACAAATTTGCGATGCTAGAAATGAAGTCCATGATCAGTGCTGTCCTTCGAAAGTGCCGGTTACAATCGGTCCCCGGCAAAGAGGAAGTGAAACCGAAATTTCGAATGACGATCAGAGCGCAAGGTGGACTCTGGGTTAAAGTTGTGGCACGCGATCAGAAATTACACACGTCTAGTTAA